DNA from Larimichthys crocea isolate SSNF chromosome XIII, L_crocea_2.0, whole genome shotgun sequence:
TTGCTCTTTGCCACATAAGTAAGCAATTAGGAAAATTAGGTCCTATAACTCCAAGGTTATAGAGGCACAAAATACTTTAATGTCATTAGTTTGTTTACCCATAGGGGGGAGATACAGTATTGTGGGTTAAaccaattaaacatttaatttagttACATTTAAAGGCTTTACTTTTTCTTTACTCCAAAACAAGGTGCAACAAGTGAGCCGGCAGGCATCTAATTCAAGGATTTCACTGTGCCGATCATGTCAGCAGCTGCTTACAGTGCACATGAACCAGGCTGTAATTTATACCTGTCAACAGAACTTGTAAACATGTCAGGAATTTTTTGAACAGGAGCCAAACAAATGTGATGGTATCTATGTGTGTAATATTATACGTGTGCAATATTTGTTGTCTACATACATTTATCCAGGTAGTGTGTTCATGTAGCGCGGTCTAATGATAAAGAAGCTGCCTGTAATTGCAGAGTTTAAACACGGCTGTGAGAGTTATGAACATCTGACATGGGAGTATCTAAGTGCATTAGTAATAGCTGCATTCCTTTCACATCATCAAGGCTCTGGAATATTGGGCAGCTTATTTAGagattaattagattaattaaatgaaagagTCATTCATTTATCATAAACTACCTGTGTATTTCCTGGTAGTTCAAATGTCGACATGTCTACCGTGAGAACTGTTCAAACACTCAAAGTTTGACAACCTTGTAACATTGTGTCATTGTTCTTAGGCTGCCCTAACAAACCCCCCTCAGTACTCTGCAGTTTATCCAGAACATGTATTGACAGGAACGAGCATCAGAGATCAtatttctcccattttggcCCCATCTCCCTCTTTAGCTCAACCGATCATGGCAGATGGCCGCATACCAATAAGCTGGATTCTGCCTGCCTGTGTTTGCCACCATTGTCAAGTTGCTTGCCCATGGTGgaaattgttgagtctctgtaaataatattataaaaagtacagtctagacctgatctatatggaaaatgtcatgagataacttctggTATGATTTGgggctatgtaaataaaactgaacttaaTTTGACATTAAGTTGTTTTATTGCAaaaatcattacaaaaaaaacaaaacaatttgacGTAGTAGACGTTAAAGTCGGAGAATCAGCACTACTATAACTGCAAAAAACTGTATGATCATACATCTGATAAACATGAGACAGGCCTTAAATTTTCTATGTCTACATGTGAGGATTACATCAAGGCAAAACAAGGCATTCCTCCCAGCTTGTTTTGAATTGTTACTCAAATACTATAATTACTGCAAAAGCAACATAAATTACATAatgattcattcttttattcattGAGATACTTGCTTGCACATTCCCTAAAATGTGCTAACACCTAAGCCAACATTGGGCTGTTGTTTCAGTCTTTATGTAATGCAATGTTCTACAAAACCAGATACACATCTCAGACTTTGCTGTTCTTTCCCTTTCTGTATCAAGTCGTCATTTCCAGTAAACTGAAAAAAGCAGAGCTAACCTGAAAGACAAGCTGAGAGCAAGAGCGAGAGAGACTGACTCAAGGTgtaaaaagggaggaggaggaggaggaaaagggaagTTCAagtctggagagagagagagagagagagagagagagagagagagagagagagagagagagagagagagagagagaatgcaaGAGGGCGGAACATACAGtaagcagaaaaacaggaacaaagtGATAACATATGCCAAagtacacctgtacacctgagTAAAGGCACTCCTTTCCCAGGACGCTGAAATGACTGAGAAGCGGAAGGAGGAAAATGCACTGAAACCTAATACATCCTATATTTTACAGATCTTTCAACAttgattctgtttgtttttttggaaggATTTCTGTGATTAGGGAGTATTGGACgagttgtcttttttttgtttttgtttttttgcggtgtgtattattattttttgtttagaaATCACAACCTAGCGGCAGCTTCACTGTAGAGGACTAGaggtttttttcctttcacatACTCAGTGAATATGTGGTCTATGAagctcatcatcctcctcctgttctgCTATGGTGAGTACAGAGGAGCTGACATGGATCTCCGTTTTTTTGTTGATTACAGGCAGTCAAATGTTTAATGTGCAATTCTTTCGGCAAAGTAGCCCTAATAAGAGGAGTAAATAATATCACCAATACAATGAAGCCTAGTAATATACCTGACAGAGAGTGATTCCCTCTCATTTGAAACGAAATGATGAGTCCCAGAACACGATGAGGACTTTGGTCAGTTTAAATGATAGTGATCGATGgaaaatgttatttcatttcagacTCTGGCTGATGTACTATTGACTAAATCATtgtgcagtttataaaaatgcaaattcTGAATGGACTACTCTGCGTGTAATTGTCAACCTTTTGTCTTTCACATCTTCAATAAACTACATCGGCTATAATATTAAACCGTAATATGCTACATGGTAAATCACTAACTATGGTATGCGGCACAGCAGCATGAAAATGTAGTCTGTCATTCATCGCTATATAACACAGGACACTATTCCTGTCACAATAAAGGATGGTTTTCTGTAACCCTTCAAAGTCAGTCCAAGCGATGGCGGTTATTTCCTTGTATGAATGATATGACGGGCAAAAATGTGGAACAAAGCACGGTTTTCGGTTTCAGCAACAGGCGGACACAAAGTCCATTTTACACAATCTCTGTGCAGCGCTGTGTTTTACAAGCCACAGCAGCTATACTATAAAAATTGAGTGACTGTGCCTCTCTAAGGGCCTTATATATAGGGGAGCACTGAGGATGCTGGGGATCGAACAGCTTTGCAGTATATGCTGTGATTGAATGTTTGGGCTGCAACATAGATAAAAGATAGATGTAACCAGAGTACTACTGGCTGTCTACAGCTCTAGTCATGGGGGGAAATAGTGTCCTTGCTTACTTGCAATTcaagtacaaaaacaacaaaaacattaaaaagtaaatgtacttcatttaggattttctgaaaataaaaacaggttgaaTGAGAGCAATGGCACAGCATTAACATCTGCCATAAAATGACTCACATAGGACTCTGCTCTTTTACTCCATGACAGGCTGCCTTTCAACCAACAATGGGAAAGTGTATTTTGTCTCCAGGAACTTTTACAACATACTCCACTGGGCCCCTGCAGAGCCTGTCGTCCCTGGGGAAAATGTCGACTACTTGTATAGTGTCCAATACAAGAGGTAAGATCCATAGTGATgagtgattattattaatattactCCTTTACTTCCATTGTGTTTGCAGGGTAAACACTCACAGTTTCAGTGTAATATGGACTTCAAATTAGATGAGTACAACCCTGGTCACCAGATGGTCTGTGCTTATCtatatatgaaatatactgTGTGCAAACATACTGGACGAAACTCAAACCCAgcacatattgtatatatagGTTTTTGTAATTATGATATCTCATGcttttgtcaacaaatccctATGAAAACACCAAAAGCAACAATTTATGGATCCTGCTGCTAAAGTCGTAGTTTAAACTGCGCCTAAATCAGCCAGGCTTATCCAGGTGCAATGAGAGACACTGAAACCTGAGTTGTGTTTCTTATCTCCAGTctactgttttggtttttccaaAGAAGTTCTctaagatgtttgtttttgctcatttttgctAGCTTGCGGGCTTAAGTTTTGGGGCAACGTATCACGTGACAGACACAAGCGTCTTGACATGTCTTGACGTGTCATTTTTAACCACGCCATTAGCACACCAAATTTACAGTTGAAAAGATCTGCAACATCCCCTTTGTCTTGTTTCACAAATAGCTTTGGGATTGAGAGTCACAGGTGGGAAAGTCACTATTGTCGGTTTTGGTCTTTCCAGGATATTTGTTGAAAactaaaatatagaatattttGTCTGCTTTTATCCTTCAAGATCTTAGAATTGTATCTTGTGTGGAAACAATTAAGTGCCTAATTAAGGGCTTTCCTTTGCAGCCTCTTATCCCCATCTCTTCTAGAAATGTCCAGTGGCTCTATAAATGTATTTCTCAAGACTATCATGCAGCTATTGAAGTGTACCATGCTGTTGCTTGGGTTCAACTGCCAACACTATCAGGCCTGTTGCCAGTCATTAGTATGGACTGCACTCTGctcttttcattaaaaacagaatgaatgCTCATAATGCTTCCaattttattctttcttctttttttttactcgtcTCTACAAATGTTCTCGACCAAGTGGAAAATGTCATGGTCTAATTACTCATGACGCAGTCTCCCAGACAAATGTCAAGTGCCACCACTGACCCTATTGACTTTTATCCCAGCTAAAGTCACCTGGAATTGCTGGAGTGTCTTTGAGCATCAAATCGGCTGCAGGGGAAGAATGGTTTAACTATGTTGGCTCAATACGAGTTCCTTGTTAAAACAAAATGCTGTCATTTGTCTCCCTCAAAAAGTCACTATGTGTCCGAATGATAAATGGCGTGGTCAGGATGACCTTAGGTTGTCAGAAGTCTTTGTTTGATGATGATTATCTATAGTAATACAACGCCGTGTTCACCTATTGTGCTGTACTTCCTACAGTGATGCTGAGGGGCAGTCATTCGAGATAAAAAAAGGATGTCAGAGCACTAAAGCTTTGTCCTGTGACCTGACTGCAGAAACTCCATCAATTCATGATGTTCACTACTACGCTGAGGTGCTCGTCAATGGGACCTGTTACGGCCGGACCAATAGATTTAAACCTATAGCAGAAAGTAAGAATCTTCACTCTTATTCATGCAGTTCTTTGTTAACTCCAAGCCAGATGTATTcacctttctttgtctctgcagctaTTCTTGGTGCACCCACCTTATCTCTGCACACAACGGTGTCGTCCTTACACGTTAACGTCACCCTGCCCTTGGGCCCAAATGGAGTCTCCATAGCAGACATCAtcaacaaaagtaaaaatgggCCGTCCAAACCTGTAGCTGTTTATATCTTAAAGATCACACACCCAAAGTGGGCTGCACAGGTGAGTCTCCAGTCAAACAATAGAGCTTACAGTATGAAGTGAGTCATAGTATCACCCAAGCGATCACATGATAGGAGTAAAAACCACAGATACATATAGTGTACTACcgccaaaacaaaaatatacacgATTGGAACCAGACACAGCTtccatattaatattttctaaattccaaaataaaagggaaaaacaTAGAAATGTTTTCCAATTAAGGTTGTGTGATATGAGAAAATATGATGGTTAATTCTTCATTTATATAATGTCTATGTTTTCGTATCTTATCTCACaagacatgtttaatattttacatcttaTTATTTGTTGTATGCAATTTATTACTGTGTTGTTGCTATACTGCAGTACTGTTatgtttctgttgctgtgttgaaCACTATTGCCCAAGCCTTTAATTTATCTTCAGGGGCAATAAAATGTATCttatctttaatattttaaaataatagcaCCACATGTGAAGGTCATTTCTAATTACAATCTAGACTTTCTGGTCCGTACCAGACTTTATATCTTAAACCACGTCCATGCGCTAGAAGTAGTCTCTATTTTAGGATAAGCTTCTCATTTTGTATTGGCAAaaagttattattatgttaactccatgtttattattaatgccaacgtttattgttgtttatggtttatttattaCGCTGTAGTGGTGTTGAACTGTACTGTATTATAGTAAtataacacactgaaatacagCACTTACCTCCCTGacaatgtcaacaaaaactaaaattataTACAAGCTTTGTAAAAGTAGAATTAATAGCACATTTGTTGTATTGGACCACATTagattgtacaggtgtacctaacAAAGATGCCAGTGAGTCATACACCACAGCCTTCCCTTAACCTTACAGAAGTTTGTCATTGAGCTGAAATGTTTCTGGATTGCAAGAAACTAAACCCTTTGTTTATCATCCATATGATCTACTGTGTATGTCcaggacaaagaaaacacagttggTCAGTTCGTCATCAACTTGAAGAACAACCGAACAGAGTACTGCGGCTACGTGGTCTACAAGCCTGAATCTGAATGGGGTCGTTCAGGGAGCGAGAATGCCTCCTTCTGCATCACGCTGCCAGGTGAGGACGAAGTCAAGTCAATTCTCTTTTCACACTTTGAAGTCCACAGCATGTCGATTAGCATGTATTGTGTTGATACTGGGCTATAGTTGCTAAAGAAGTGTTTGCCAGCATATGATGTCCGCAGTGTTTCATACAAATTTTAGGTGTGGATGATTTACTTGttaataaaagtgtgtttattcAATCATTAGGAATTTTGAATTGATAGTTAATCAACAACTTCATGTGCATTCCTAAAACCTTGCCTGAAGGAAGAAAATTTACctttataatatttacaaaaactttatttgacTTGAGGCAACAGTGCGACACTCAAACATTTTACTGAGGAGCTTTCAAGGACCCACCTGCTCTGGAGAAAATCCAAGAATGAATGTtgcgttgttgttttttttaaggttttatttcAAGTAGGTTGCGCTCATCTCTTCAAGTGATTGCAGCCACTCGGAAACAATGTAgtgtttaataataaatcaactcGGTTTGTTATAAATCACTCACTTTTTAGAGACGCCTATGTCTGCACCAAGCTTCAATCCAAAACATTATATCACGTAAACTGAACTGgttcaggaaatgaaaaatattggTATAGGGTAAATTGTACACACTGTAATTCCATGCCTCTTAAAATACAAGACAAATGCTTGGTCTGTGGCCTCTCCCTCCTACTTTGCTGTCAAACTGATGAGACAGGAGATTAGATTACAGTCTATTTGCAAAGGTGACACCTTATCTTACCTCTCTGTTTAATCTCTACTGCTAAACCTACACTAAGGAATGTAGACAACTACACACAGGCAACATCATACTTTACCTACACGTGCACAAACAATTACAACTTTAAAAATTCACCCACTGACAAAACCATCCTATTTCTGGAGTGGGAAATCCACTCCTATAGATTGTTGGATAGATTTCTGTCAAAATAACCGGCATTTCTGAGAAGCACTTATGTATTGCTACATACAGGAATATGTTGTCTTCACCAGTTCTACGTCACAGCCATGCCTAAGCTTGTGCGTCACACTGGGAATTTTTCTAACTCGCTGATTTAAAGTGCTTGAGGTTATCTGATTTTACAGATGTGTCGTTTCTTTCCAGATTAGTTTCTGACATCAACTCTCTTCTCCCTCAGGTGATCCTTTGATGATTTTGCCATGGCATCTCATTAGTGCTGCTCTTCTGGTGGCCTTGGTCATAGCGTCAGTCGTGTGTACATGCAACTATGTGAGGGGTGGAAAGGAAAAGAGCATGCCACAGGGATTGGTAAGGCTGTTCTTTCTCCAGTGTTCTTTGGCGTGTCCAGGTTGTGACGAGAAAATGTTGCGTCACTGGAAAGTCAGGCCCTTTGGCAAATTAATTACTGTACAAACGTTTACAGTGTTTATGTGGCACAGGCGCCTGAAAGTAATTTCAGACACTGAAGCATTGTGGGATGTTGTTTTAGTAAAGTGAAAGAACGCTGCAGTGACAATGCTTTCAGCTTTCAGTGATGACAAATGCAGTGCGgctttgttcttctttgttaGCTGCTCATTCGTctaaaaaaacaagcacttgTTTGACTTTAATGGTTCTGTCTTCCTCATTTTTGAAAACAGGTACCCTTCCAACCTTCCAACACCACACCCAGAATACTGCTGTCACCAGATGAGAATCGCATCATTTCCAAACTGGAGATCTGCACTCAAAGTGACCAAACAGTTTATGCAAAGATCCGGGTGCCGCCAAATGTGGCCTCATTAAGGAGTGATGGTTATTCTCCCCAGGACATCCCCTGGCCTGGAAGCTCTGGCTCATCTGTGGACACAGGTACACAAAGTCCAAGTCCAAACCCTGAGGCCACGAGCGCTCAGTCCTCTGAAATGTACAGCTTAGTGGCTGTCCATATTCCCGCTGAAGAGAAAGACTTTCAGCAGTCTGCCATTAAagccagagaaaacagaaactcaCCATTGTCTTCCGGTGGAGAAAATTGGAATAAAGGTGGAATAAGTCCAAAGCTAACAACGTTACCTGTTCAGGACCCTTGCAACAGTGATCAATACAAGCCACTGTTGGTGCACGCTGTGCGCGACGCTAACGGACAACTCGTGTTGCCTTTGTTCGCTGGTCATTTTGGGAGCAGCACGGATAATGCAGAGAGAAAACCCCTTTTATCAGATCTCATAGTCTCCATGCCGGACGGGCCATCGTTGGCATCCTTGCAGAGCTCTGATGGCTCAGAGTGGTCAGACTCTGGTTGTGATGATAGTACTATGAACACACCAACACAAGCATACTGCAACACCAATTACTGCCCATCTCAACCTGTCGTTTCCTATTTCCAGCAGGGATGTCAGACAATACAATCTAGCAATGCCATATTTGACTCAGGTTACAAACAAAACTGGATGCCTGCGACCCTTGGAGATATATCTAAAGACAGCTGTGAATACAGAAGGACAAACTATCCTTGCACCTGGACTGCTCCCACAATGAAGGAGGAAGGTGAGGTAGAGGAagacagaggtggagaggacagaaTTTTTCTGGGACATTGGGCGGTACAAATTCAGGAATAATTATCCTCTCTATAACTTTAAGACATTTGTTTTCCTCTAACGTGGAGCTCTGACAGGTGCTTTAGCGACGAAGCATTACTCAAAGACTTCAAGTCATACTTATCAACCACACCTGTAcgttaaaacacattttataccTAGATGTGATATATTATGCTATGCTGGAAatctggttttatttattaaatctacatttgtgaaaagttaaaaaaaaaaataataataataattactatcTTATACTGTGAGTTTACATTTGAAGAAATCATTGTACAGTCCTGGTTCACTttctaaatgttaatgtttaagaaacactttaataaaCAGAACTTGTATTTATAAATTGTTGAAAGTTGTTAACTCAGAGTTAACATTTTCCACAGTTGGTATAATCTATTCTGGATTTtacctcctcttttcctct
Protein-coding regions in this window:
- the ifnlr1 gene encoding interferon lambda receptor 1 isoform X1, whose amino-acid sequence is MWSMKLIILLLFCYGCLSTNNGKVYFVSRNFYNILHWAPAEPVVPGENVDYLYSVQYKSDAEGQSFEIKKGCQSTKALSCDLTAETPSIHDVHYYAEVLVNGTCYGRTNRFKPIAETILGAPTLSLHTTVSSLHVNVTLPLGPNGVSIADIINKSKNGPSKPVAVYILKITHPKWAAQDKENTVGQFVINLKNNRTEYCGYVVYKPESEWGRSGSENASFCITLPGDPLMILPWHLISAALLVALVIASVVCTCNYVRGGKEKSMPQGLVPFQPSNTTPRILLSPDENRIISKLEICTQSDQTVYAKIRVPPNVASLRSDGYSPQDIPWPGSSGSSVDTGTQSPSPNPEATSAQSSEMYSLVAVHIPAEEKDFQQSAIKARENRNSPLSSGGENWNKGGISPKLTTLPVQDPCNSDQYKPLLVHAVRDANGQLVLPLFAGHFGSSTDNAERKPLLSDLIVSMPDGPSLASLQSSDGSEWSDSGCDDSTMNTPTQAYCNTNYCPSQPVVSYFQQGCQTIQSSNAIFDSGYKQNWMPATLGDISKDSCEYRRTNYPCTWTAPTMKEEGEVEEDRGGEDRIFLGHWAVQIQE
- the ifnlr1 gene encoding interferon lambda receptor 1 isoform X2, with the translated sequence MSTTCIVSNTRETPSIHDVHYYAEVLVNGTCYGRTNRFKPIAETILGAPTLSLHTTVSSLHVNVTLPLGPNGVSIADIINKSKNGPSKPVAVYILKITHPKWAAQDKENTVGQFVINLKNNRTEYCGYVVYKPESEWGRSGSENASFCITLPGDPLMILPWHLISAALLVALVIASVVCTCNYVRGGKEKSMPQGLVPFQPSNTTPRILLSPDENRIISKLEICTQSDQTVYAKIRVPPNVASLRSDGYSPQDIPWPGSSGSSVDTGTQSPSPNPEATSAQSSEMYSLVAVHIPAEEKDFQQSAIKARENRNSPLSSGGENWNKGGISPKLTTLPVQDPCNSDQYKPLLVHAVRDANGQLVLPLFAGHFGSSTDNAERKPLLSDLIVSMPDGPSLASLQSSDGSEWSDSGCDDSTMNTPTQAYCNTNYCPSQPVVSYFQQGCQTIQSSNAIFDSGYKQNWMPATLGDISKDSCEYRRTNYPCTWTAPTMKEEGEVEEDRGGEDRIFLGHWAVQIQE